A genomic stretch from Scheffersomyces stipitis CBS 6054 chromosome 6, complete sequence includes:
- the YFL5 gene encoding Mitochondrial tricarboxylate/dicarboxylate carrier protein (Mitochondrial tricarboxylate/dicarboxylate carrier proteins~go_component membrane~go_function binding~go_process transport) gives MATTSPQSGDSLLTALISGCTAAAVSGTLTYPLDFIKTQQQLNNHAYMNKWNIPGNYPGSIAQLYRGCSALVIGSVIKNATRLISYNWSSKFMAIDTYDSQGNSKTKTSPPRIVIAGAMSAFIETLWLIPFENIKIVMIQNQTLQNEITRSEKAKIPFDITGGRIKHHHQRRLSPGNLFTKQYISPHAYFSSELLAQYNGKHHSKFSHSASHNKLDALISKYNKNPTLTYLGTIKEMYQMKGVGAFTAGTFITFTRQMAISWVWLSTYNATRQLIDPHNSEQSWFGHKHTAIQSIGLHVLSSIAVIGFTQPLDVIKSHIQSKNGKAIYKDSLSTAYRLFVEQGPRSLFKGALPRGLKVLVSGGLTAAIYSYVEDIVNVAGGQTVFAS, from the exons ATGGCGACTACTTCACCTCAGTCAGGTGATAGTCTTCTAACGGCGCTTATTTCTGGATGTACGGCTGCTGCAGTATCGGGAACTTTGACTTATCCTCttgacttcatcaagaCCCAGCAGCAGTTGAACAACCATGCATATATGAACAAATGGAATATACCAGGTAACTATCCCGGTAGTATTGCTCAATTGTACCGTGGATGTAGTGCATTGGTGATAGGCCTGGTAATCAAGAATGCCACCAGGTTGATCTCGTATAATTGGCTGCTGAAGTTCATGGCTATAGACACTTACGATTCACAAGGTAACAGTAAAACCAAAACTAGTCCTCCTAGAATAGTCATAGCTGGAGCCATGAGCGCTTTCATAGAAACGCTTTGGTTGATACCTTTTGAAAACATTAAGATTGTTATGATTCAAAACCAAACGTTACAGAACGAAATCACAAGGCTGGAAAAAGCGAAGATACCCTTTGACATCACTGGTGGCA GAATCAAACATCACCATCAACGAAGACTATCGCCCGGGAATCTCTTTACTAAACAGTATATCTCGCCACATGCTTATTTCTCTTCAGAGTTGTTGGCACAATACAATGGCAAACACCATTCCAAGTTTTCTCATTCTGCATCTCACAATAAGCTAGATGCCTTGATCTCcaagtacaacaagaacCCGACGTTGACTTATTTGGGTACTATAAAGGAAATGTATCAAATGAAAGGAGTGGGAGCTTTCACTGCTGGGACATTCATAACATTCACTAGACAAATGGCTATTTCGTGGGTATGGCTCTCGACCTATAATGCTACTAGACAACTAATTGATCCTCACAACTCCGAACAAAGTTGGTTTGGTCACAAACACACAGCCATTCAACTGATAGGACTCCATGTCCTTTCTTCGATTGCAGTGATTGGATTTACTCAACCATTGGATGTGATCAAGTCTCATATTCAATCCAAAAACGGAAAAGCTATCTACAAGGACTCGTTGTCCACAGCATACCGTTTGTTCGTAGAACAAGGACCTCGATCCTTATTTAAAGGTGCTCTACCTCGTGGGCTTAAAGTTTTGGTGAGTGGAGGCTTGACAGCTGCTATATATAGTTATGTCGAAGACATCGTCAATGTTGCCGGTGGCCAAACTGTTTTTGCTTCGTGA
- the ECO1 gene encoding N-acetyltransferase ECO1 (Establishment of cohesion protein 1) (Protein involved in establishing cohesion between sister chromatids during DNA replication): KKFQSTLNFPNRNNLVSKSTTCPECHMTYYEYISKEKELHMRYHARYNSGIPWPPSLSTKVVREFMLHRVLEPKQKGFKRVKSSTVSIKAEVVSVDKNSKRQIQKAQTILDMVNRELNAPSDSGSWKKVECESSKAFVIVINGYAIAICNTDPITNVDRQARWMVHRLQTVVPNQVVKTAKVGISRIWVAPSWRRNHLAQILLEVVLTNSIFGTTLNRNEVAFSQPSHSGGLLAKKFNGVTHKSGELLIPVYLE; the protein is encoded by the coding sequence AAGAAGTTTCAGTCTACATtgaattttccaaatcGAAATAACTTGGTTTCCAAGTCTACAACTTGCCCAGAGTGTCATATGACTTATTATGAGTACATTTCAAAGGAAAAGGAGCTTCACATGAGGTACCACGCTCGCTACAATTCGGGTATACCGTGGCCTCCATCACTTTCTACCAAGGTAGTGCGTGAGTTCATGTTGCATAGAGTACTAGAACCGAAGCAGAAGGGCTTTAAAAGAGTCaagtcttctactgtttCAATAAaagctgaagttgtttcAGTTGATAAGAATAGTAAGAGGCAGATCCAGAAGGCCCAAACTATTTTAGATATGGTGAATCGTGAACTCAACGCTCCTTCTGATTCAggaagttggaagaaggtTGAATGTGAGTCAAGTAAAGCATTTGTTATAGTCATCAATGGCTATGCAATTGCGATATGTAATACGGACCCAATAACTAATGTAGATAGACAGGCAAGGTGGATGGTTCATCGTTTACAAACGGTAGTACCGAATCAAGTTGTAAAGACAGCCAAGGTAGGAATCTCCAGAATTTGGGTTGCACCCAGTTGGAGACGTAACCACTTAGCCCAaatacttcttgaagttgtgCTCACAAATTCCATATTCGGAACAACTCTTAATAGGAATGAAGTTGCCTTCAGTCAACCAAGTCATAGTGGTGGATTACTTGCGAAGAAGTTCAATGGTGTAACTCATAAGAGTGGCGAACTACTAATTCCCGTGTATCTCGAATGA